A window of Streptomyces sp. Je 1-332 genomic DNA:
CGCTTACGATACCGTCGATTCCGTAGATGAAGTGAAGCTAGAGGTCAAAAGCTACGAGACCTCGGAAACTCCCGGGACGACGGTAATCATCAAGCGTCTGCGCGAAAGTTTTGAGGCCGATGGAGCACGCAGACTTTCCCGCGCACTACTGCTTCTATCCGGGGCTTTTGCGGGGGCTGATCTGTTACAACCTCCGAGTAAGGCGTCTCGTAGGGTTACGAAATGGGAACTCAGTGATGAACCAGATCCCGGCTTCCTCGTCAGCCTAGATGCTCCGGAGTACGTTGCCCTCACTCGCGCTGTCAGCCTGGGATACTTTGAAGAACACGAATTCAAACTCACTGCCGTACTCGATGAGAAGGGCCAGGCTAGCGCGACGTTGCTCGATTGGCGCGGTGAAGTGATTGCTACTGGTGCACACGCCGACGTCGCTTTGCCTCGTGGCGGTAAAGGAACGCCACCCGCTGCGTTCTCAGCTCCTTCCGCAAGATTCGAACTATGGATGTTCCTCCGCGATGCTGAGTCATTTAAGCGCAGGAACTCCACTAAGTCGTTGGCCGAGGTAGCGCAGTGGCTTGATGTTATTGGCGGTGTTCATTTATTTCATCGGGGTCTGCGGACTCACCCGTACGGGGATCCGGGTCATGACTGGCTAGATCTGAATCTAGGACGAAACCGCGATCCCCAACAACGCCCTTCGACGAATAACAGTGTAGGGCGGGTGACAGTCCAAGATCCGAAGAATGAGCTCGTTCCCAAAACCGACCGAATGGGTTTCCAAGAAAATCTACCATTCTCCGATCTCCGTGATTTCGCACAACGAGCTGTTGAATGGTCTGCCCGCGTCCGTAAGAGTAAGTGGGAAAAAGATCGCACCGGCGATGCTGCCGTGGTCCGCAAAGAACGCAAGCAGGACCGAACCGAAGCTGAAAAGGTAATCAAGGGTCTGCCGGCCTCGGTTGCTGCTCCATTGCGTAGAGCCTTTGACACCAATGATCGTCTGATTGCCGCTCTGGAACGCGACCGACTACTTTATCGCGCCCTGGCGACTGTCGGAATCAGCACTGCGGTATTTGCGCATGAATCTCTCAACACTGCTGGGGGCCTGGGTGCTGATCTGGAACTCCTCGAGCACTATGCGCAGCTTCTCTTGGACGAAACGTCATTCGCCGAGAGCATGGAAGAGCCCCTGGACCGCGCTCAGAGAAGCGCAGCTTCGATTCATTCGTTTGCCAAACTCCCTCTCAGGATGCTCCAAAGAGGGAAACGCAGACTTGTCATTGTTAATGTGAACGAGGTGTGTGTCGACTTTGTTGAAATGTTCGGCGGTTACCTCAAAGACTGGCAAATCGACGTGCAGATGGATCTGTGCCCTGAACCTGCAATGGTGCGAAGTACTGTGGCAGACGTGGAATCTCTGTACGCGAACTTGGTCATCAATGCGGCCAGGGCTTTTGGGGGAACCGGGGACCTTCCCGGTGGGCGCGTTGTTCGTATTCGTACCTCAGTATCGGGCGTATCTGTCACTCTCGATGTAGCCGACTCAGGGCCAGGAATCTCGGGGATCGAACTAGAAAAAATTTGGGAACCGGGCGAGGGTAGCGATGAAGATGGAACTGGTCTAGGCCTCACCATTGTAAAAGACATTGTGGCGGATCTCCACGGTAAGAAGAAGGTGCTTGCCGACGGCCATATAGCTGCATTGGCGCATGGTGAACTTGGCGGCGCACAATTCACCATCAGCCTGCCTCGCCACATGAAGAGGGTGGAAGAGAGGGACACGTGAGGGTTGCAGTTCTTGATGATGACGAGGCAGCTCTGGCTCGCGGATGTAACCAGGTTAAAGCGTTACGGCAGGAGCCCTACCGGCTATTGGTTAGGGAGAACCGTCAGCTCGGGGACATTCTAAGTGAAGTGCAGGGTGAAAAGTGTGCAGCGGTTATTTCCGATCACCGCTTTCGCACGCGTGCGCAGGTTCGGTTTACTGGTGCCGAACTGGTGTATCGCGCCAATGAACAGGGATTGCCAGCGGTTTTATACAGTGCTCACGTGGACGAAGATGAAGCCGACTCCATCCGGGCTTGGCGGTACGGGATTCCACGAGTGGTGAAGAAGGCTCCGGGGGCCCTCAAGGCTCTTGGTGACGCCCTCCGCGTAGCGGAATCTGAAGCTCACGGAGAGCGAGAGCTAGGGCGACAAGGGTTTGTGACACCAGTCCGCGTAGTCGGGGTCCCTCCGCGGCACGAGTCCGTGCTTGGCCTGGGAGGGGAGATGGTTGAGGTGACTGTTACGGCTTGGCGCCCCAGGGTGAGAATTCCTATGCCGGTGTCTCTACTCCCGCTTGGACACCAACGAATTAGCGACGATCTGATCGGTAAAATCTTCCTCGGCAAGGTAAATTACTATGCTGAGAAAAGTAACGAACTTTTCTTTCATGATCTTAGGGCAGCTCCGGAGCCCAACCCCCGGCTGCGAAGGGGTCAGGAAGCCGCATGACCGAGGTTCAGTCTGGTTTAGCTGGGGCTGACATCGTGTCGCCGGACTTGGCAGAGATCGTCATATTGGACGTCGGGCACGGTAATTGTGCGATTCTGCGAGATGGCGATAGGTGTGCGATCGTCGATGCCCGCTCTGGGGTATTGCTACTTTCCGAACTTCAGCGTATGGGGATCAAGCACATTGAACATGTCGTTCTATCGCACGCCGATGAGGATCACATTCAAGGAGCGCTACAGCTGCTTCCGCACCAGTCCTTTTCGATCGGGCACTTTTGGGCTAATTCCGATAGTGCGAAGGACTCGGATCTTTGGGATGAGCTGCTAACCCTGGTGGATCATCTGGACACGTGTGGTCGGCTGCAGGCCAATATGGCGATCAGCACGTCGCAGCGAGATAAATTGAGCTTCGGCCGTATGGGCGTGTCCGTGCTTCACCCCACGCTTTATGAGATCGGGCATGGTCCAGGCAAAGCGACAGGGGCGAGGCCCCGACTCACCACCAATGGACTTTCGGTGGTCCTAAGGGTGAGTATCGATGATGAGCCTTTAGCGCTACTTCCAGGTGATATCGATGCGGGTGGCCTACGCAGGATGTTGGGTCGGCAGGCGGATGCTTCCGCTTATACACTTGTTTATCCACATCATGGAGGTGGGAACGGCGGTGCCTCCCACGCTCGTTTTGTGCAGGATCTTGCGAATGCAACCCACCCTGAGCTGGTAATCTTTTCCATGGGGCGTGATCGCTTCAAGAACCCGATTCCAGAAGTGGTGGCTGAGTTTGGAAACTCATTTCCTGATGTCAGAATCGCTTGCACGCAACTTTCATCCCATTGTCACAGTGGAGCACTGCCGACCGTTGGAGGCAGTCACTTGGGTATTCGTTCCGCTGCGGGTCTCGCTGAAGGGAAGTGCTGCGCTGGCACATTGACACTCAGGGTGGAAGACGGGGGAATTTATGTGCATCCCGAACCCGGTCCACATGCTGACTGGATTCAAGGAAACGTGCAAGCACCGATGTGTTCTGTGATTCCTACTTTCCCGACACAACGGCCTCCCACCTGAGTTGGTTGGGCCAGCGTTATCCGTCCACGGAACTTCGCGAGGTCGGCGGAACGGCTTTGGGCTGGAGCTGCTTTGGGGGGAGTGATCATGGCCCCGTAAGCTCATCGCGAGTCGGGCAGTCTGTGGACCTGCCCGTTAAAGCACGACGTTGGGGCCATGATCTTCGAGGCTCGCCCCAAAGTGGCTGCCTAAAGCCGTGGAGCCGACCGTCCCAGCCACGGAGGGTGTCTCCCACTTCATGCCCGCAGCTCGCGAGCGCGCCGTCGAGGCGGCGCGCGCCCGCGCTGTGCGCGGGCCTTGATGAAGTAGGGAAAGTTCTATCGCGTCGGCGTCAGGCGCTTGCCGTCGTGGCTTCGTACGTGAGGGCCTGCCCCGTCTAGGGCGTCCAGGAGCCGGATCGCGTAGACCTCGGACATCCACTCGGCGACCTCTTCGGGCGTGAGCCAGTCGACCGCGGTTGATTCGCTGGACGTGCGCTCGGTGCCGCCGACCGGCTTACAGCGGAAGACCAGCGCCACGATGCCGCGGGTCGTGTTCTTGTAGACCCCGGTGAGCTCGTCCACCTCGATGTGGATGCCCGTCTCTTCCAGGACTTCGCGCCGTACGCCCTCTTCGGGGGGCTCGTCGAGTTCGAGCACACCGCCAGGGAGTTCCCA
This region includes:
- a CDS encoding sensor histidine kinase, with amino-acid sequence MSVHLRFAPEILARLGEELIPHPDLGVMELVRNSYDADATWCEVRLVNAKRAGGTLVVSDDGHGMTPEEIAGGFLHIGRSSKTESQTTQHYGRRKVGEKGLGRLASLRLGHEIEVITRPSSAPGTAHRLTINWAAYDTVDSVDEVKLEVKSYETSETPGTTVIIKRLRESFEADGARRLSRALLLLSGAFAGADLLQPPSKASRRVTKWELSDEPDPGFLVSLDAPEYVALTRAVSLGYFEEHEFKLTAVLDEKGQASATLLDWRGEVIATGAHADVALPRGGKGTPPAAFSAPSARFELWMFLRDAESFKRRNSTKSLAEVAQWLDVIGGVHLFHRGLRTHPYGDPGHDWLDLNLGRNRDPQQRPSTNNSVGRVTVQDPKNELVPKTDRMGFQENLPFSDLRDFAQRAVEWSARVRKSKWEKDRTGDAAVVRKERKQDRTEAEKVIKGLPASVAAPLRRAFDTNDRLIAALERDRLLYRALATVGISTAVFAHESLNTAGGLGADLELLEHYAQLLLDETSFAESMEEPLDRAQRSAASIHSFAKLPLRMLQRGKRRLVIVNVNEVCVDFVEMFGGYLKDWQIDVQMDLCPEPAMVRSTVADVESLYANLVINAARAFGGTGDLPGGRVVRIRTSVSGVSVTLDVADSGPGISGIELEKIWEPGEGSDEDGTGLGLTIVKDIVADLHGKKKVLADGHIAALAHGELGGAQFTISLPRHMKRVEERDT
- a CDS encoding MBL fold metallo-hydrolase — encoded protein: MTEVQSGLAGADIVSPDLAEIVILDVGHGNCAILRDGDRCAIVDARSGVLLLSELQRMGIKHIEHVVLSHADEDHIQGALQLLPHQSFSIGHFWANSDSAKDSDLWDELLTLVDHLDTCGRLQANMAISTSQRDKLSFGRMGVSVLHPTLYEIGHGPGKATGARPRLTTNGLSVVLRVSIDDEPLALLPGDIDAGGLRRMLGRQADASAYTLVYPHHGGGNGGASHARFVQDLANATHPELVIFSMGRDRFKNPIPEVVAEFGNSFPDVRIACTQLSSHCHSGALPTVGGSHLGIRSAAGLAEGKCCAGTLTLRVEDGGIYVHPEPGPHADWIQGNVQAPMCSVIPTFPTQRPPT
- a CDS encoding NUDIX domain-containing protein yields the protein MLLYMSNSAQEGQSTPLHSVSVAGVVVREDGRLLAIRRADNGTWELPGGVLELDEPPEEGVRREVLEETGIHIEVDELTGVYKNTTRGIVALVFRCKPVGGTERTSSESTAVDWLTPEEVAEWMSEVYAIRLLDALDGAGPHVRSHDGKRLTPTR